One window from the genome of Acanthochromis polyacanthus isolate Apoly-LR-REF ecotype Palm Island chromosome 21, KAUST_Apoly_ChrSc, whole genome shotgun sequence encodes:
- the LOC110965697 gene encoding ras-related protein R-Ras2-like, giving the protein MREQYMRSGEGFLLVFALNDRGSYHEVQKFHTQILRVKDRDDFPMVLVGNKADLEQQRVISREDAQAFARENRIYYMEASAKNRYNVDEAFLELVRIIRNFQEMECPPPPTHHTGKQKSGSCPCVIL; this is encoded by the exons ATGAGGGAGCAGTACATGCGCTCAGGAGAAGGCTTCCTACTGGTGTTTGCACTCAACGACCGGGGCAG CTACCACGAGGTCCAGAAATTCCACACCCAGATCCTAAGAGTGAAGGATCGGGACGACTTCCCCATGGTTCTGGTTGGAAACAAAGCTGATCTGGAACAGCAAAGAGTG ATCTCCAGGGAGGATGCTCAGGCATTTGCTAGAGAGAACAGGATCTATTACATGGAGGCTTCAGCCAAGAATCGCTACAATGTTGACGAAGCCTTCTTGGAGCTGGTGCGTATTATCAG aaattttcaggaaatggaatgtcctcctcctccaacccATCATACAGGGAAGCAGAAAAGTGGTAGCTGTCCCTGTGTTATCCTCTAA